Proteins encoded together in one Triticum dicoccoides isolate Atlit2015 ecotype Zavitan chromosome 7B, WEW_v2.0, whole genome shotgun sequence window:
- the LOC119340250 gene encoding putative disease resistance protein RGA1 isoform X3 has translation MAEVALAVAGVRAGLQLVVSPILKKLLADPARCLGVDMVSELHELETNIMPQFTLLVEAANKSPHRAMLNNWIQQLKDAFCKAEDLLDEHEYNILKREAEKGKDSLIEHVSSSGTIMKHVHTVSSRLSNLRPKNKKLLDQLKELKLILAKAKGLRELLCLPAGASTMPAAVIRVATSIAPPKVIGRDKDRDDIIGLLTKLIAAESDTSRFSGLAIVGLGGMGKSTLAQYVYNDERVKEHFQVRMWVCISRKLDVIGHTRLIIESAKGGQCPPVDNLDTLQCILRDTLKKSERFLLVLDDVWFEKNSNEDWEQLLAPLVSRHTGSKVLVTSRSETLPAALYCKEIIILKEMKNTDILALLKEHAFSGAAIGDQRLHEQLETIAEKLAKRLGRSPLAAKTVGSQLSRKKDKAAWEDALRIDNLSDPSRALLWSYENLDPSLQRCFLYCSLYPKGRPYFMEELVRMWIGEGLFDSCNVNKRIEDIGRDCFDEMLSVSFFQPVYNDGIIMDWYVMHDLVHDLAESLSKEVCFRLEDDKMATIPQTVRHLSVRVKSLKQHQRLICRLHHLRTFVCLEPVTDDARDIFQQVVQNLKKLRVLILEFYNSSNLPESVGELKHLRYLNLTRTSISKLPGSLCALYHLQYLQFSPQVETFPEKIFSLSKLRNLEGRGQIPYIGKLISLHNLDQFCVKKQRGYELRQLKDMNNLGGSLSVSNLENVAGKDQALEAKLHQKNHLERLHLEWSEENDMTAPDSLHLETLEGLVPPPQIRGLTIKGYRYAKYPGWLLRDSYFQNLESFALVNCSALEILPSNAALFGNCSSLHLKNVPYLKTLPSLPASLEELVIKKCILLMFISSDELKQYDQRENTMMTDSLKSRLSSTWEVDSGSNIKDILLSEHSSLKRLMKLMDVDISHLQTIESTLKREGSEALVKEDIINAWICCHVERIRLICKRNISLQLVPPSGLCRLHLYSCVVTDEALAVCLVGLTALRILSLKEIMTLTTLPSQDVLQQLTKLDELGINSCWCLRSLGGLRAVSALSIFSLCSCPSVELTHESDFLPLSLGMLYIQHCVVAADFFSIDLPHLKYLDMSHCRSSSSLSIGHLTSLRTLSLGNLQDLCFLEGLSSLQLFGAEFMHVPNLSMKCISQLRVQEYLFVSSPVMLNHMLSVEVHCQEI, from the exons ATCCAGCAGCTCAAAGACGCATTCTGTAAAGCTGAGGACCTGCTAGATGAGCATGAGTACAACATCCTCAAGCGCGAAGCAGAGAAGGGGAAGGATTCTTTGATAGAACATGTATCTTCTAGTGGTACTATTATGAAGCATGTGCATACTGTGTCGAGCAGGCTGTCCAATCTGCGCCCAAAGAACAAAAAGCTACTCGACCAGTTGAAGGAACTGAAGCTCATCCTTGCGAAAGCCAAGGGCCTCCGTGAACTACTTTGCTTACCTGCTGGGGCCTCCACAATGCCAGCAGCTGTTATTCGAGTGGCCACATCAATAGCACCTCCGAAAGTGATTGGTCGTGACAAGGACCGCGATGATATTATAGGTCTTCTTACCAAGCTGATTGCTGCTGAGTCTGATACAAGTAGGTTTTCTGGTCTAGCCATTGTTGGACTTGGAGGCATGGGAAAATCCACCTTGGCGCAATATGTTTACAATGACGAGAGGGTAAAAGAACATTTTCAGGTCAGGATGTGGGTTTGCATCTCGCGCAAACTTGATGTTATTGGCCATACACGGTTGATTATTGAATCAGCAAAAGGAGGGCAGTGCCCACCTGTTGATAATCTTGATACTCTCCAATGCATATTAAGGGACACCCTGAAAAAATCAGAGAGATTCCTGCTTGTGTTGGATGATGTCTGGTTTGAAAAAAACAGCAATGAGGACTGGGAGCAACTACTGGCTCCTCTAGTTTCTCGACACACAGGAAGCAAAGTTTTGGTAACTTCTCGATCCGAGACACTTCCAGCTGCTCTTTACTGTAAGGAAATTATTATTTTGAAAGAAATGAAAAACACTGATATCTTAGCACTCTTGAAGGAACATGCCTTTTCTGGTGCAGCAATTGGAGACCAGAGGTTGCATGAGCAGCTAGAAACGATTGCAGAGAAGCTTGCTAAAAGACTTGGAAGATCTCCTCTGGCAGCAAAAACTGTGGGTTCACAACTAAGCAGGAAAAAGGATAAGGCAGCATGGGAAGATGCTCTAAGGATTGACAACTTAAGTGATCCCAGTAGAGCACTTTTGTGGAGTTACGAGAATTTAGATCCAAGTCTGCAGAGGTGTTTCCTATATTGCAGTTTATATCCAAAAGGACGCCCCTATTTCATGGAGGAGTTGGTTCGCATGTGGATAGGAGAGGGACTTTTTGATTCGTGCAATGTGAACAAAAGAATTGAAGATATTGGGAGGGACTGCTTTGATGAGATGCTCTCAGTTTCATTCTTTCAACCAGTTTACAATGATGGTATAATTATGGACTGGTATGTTATGCATGATCTCGTTCATGATTTGGCAGAGTCATTGTCTAAAGAAGTCTGCTTCAGATTAGAAGATGATAAGATGGCAACAATACCACAAACTGTTCGACATCTGTCTGTTCGTGTTAAGAGTTTGAAGCAACATCAGCGTTTGATCTGCAGGCTACATCATTTACGTACCTTTGTCTGCCTTGAGCCAGTTACAGATGATGCAAGAGACATTTTCCAGCAGGTGGTGCAGAATTTGAAGAAGTTGCGTGTACTTATTCTGGAGTTCTATAACAGCAGCAACCTGCCTGAATCTGTTGGTGAATTGAAGCACCTTCGGTACTTGAACCTCACAAGAACTTCAATCTCCAAATTGCCAGGATCATTGTGTGCTCTTTACCACTTGCAATACCTTCAGTTCAGTCCCCAGGTTGAAACTTTTCCTGAAAAAATATTCAGTTTAAGTAAGTTGAGAAATCTTGAAGGGCGTGGCCAAATCCCTTACATAGGCAAGTTAATTTCACTCCACAATCTCGATCAATTTTGCGTGAAAAAACAGAGGGGCTACGAGCTGCGACAACTGAAAGACATGAACAACCTTGGTGGCAGTTTAAGTGTCTCAAATCTTGAGAATGTTGCTGGGAAGGATCAAGCTTTAGAAGCAAAGCTACATCAGAAAAATCATCTCGAGAGATTGCACCTTGAATGGAGTGAAGAAAATGACATGACTGCACCTGATAGTTTACATTTGGAAACCCTGGAAGGTCTGGTGCCACCACCGCAAATAAGGGGCCTTACTATCAAAGGTTACCGATATGCAAAATACCCAGGCTGGTTACTCAGGGATTCTTATTTCCAGAATTTGGAATCATTTGCACTTGTTAATTGCAGTGCCTTAGAAATCCTACCATCGAATGCCGCTCTCTTTGGGAATTGCTCCTCACTTCACCTCAAGAATGTCCCATACTTGAAGACATTACCTTCTCTTCCAGCTAGCCTTGAAGAGTTAGTGATTAAGAAGTGCATATTGCTTATGTTTATTTCCAGCGATGAGCTAAAACAATATGACCAAAGGGAGAACACCATGATGACAGACAGCCTGAAGTCACGGCTTTCTTCCACATGGGAGGTGGATTCGGGATCAAACATCAAGGACATACTGTTGTCAGAACATTCATCTCTGAAGCGCTTGATGAAATTGATGGATGTTGATATTTCTCATCTTCAAACCATTGAAAGTACTCTAAAAAGAGAGGGGAGTGAAGCATTGGTGAAAGAGGATATCATCAATGCATGGATATGTTGCCATGTGGAGAGGATAAGACTCATATGTAAAAGGAACATCAGCCTACAACTGGTTCCACCATCAGGGCTTTGTCGGCTTCACCTTTATTCATGTGTCGTTACAGATGAAGCATTAGCGGTTTGCCTTGTTGGTCTCACTGCATTGAGAATATTGTCACTAAAAGAGATTATGACTTTGACTACACTTCCGTCACAGGATGTTCTCCAACAGTTGACAAAGCTTGATGAATTGGGCATCAACTCGTGCTGGTGCCTTAGATCATTAGGGGGGCTGCGAGCTGTTTCCGCTCTTTCAATATTTTCTTTATGTAGCTGCCCTTCTGTAGAGTTGACACATGAATCAGATTTTTTGCCATTGTCCCTTGGGATGCTCTACATACAACACTGCGTGGTCGCAGCTGATTTCTTCAGTATTGACTTGCCACACCTGAAATATCTTGACATGAGTCATTGCAGAAGCTCTTCATCATTGTCGATTGGTCATTTAACCTCCCTCAGAACATTGTCACTAGGAAATCTACAGGACTTGTGCTTTCTTGAAGGGTTGTCTTCGCTGCAACTTTTCGGTGCAGAATTTATGCATGTCCCGAACCTCAGTATGAAGTGCATCTCACAGCTGCGAGTCCAGGAGTACCTATTTGTTAGCAGCCCCGTAATGCTCAACCACATGCTCTCTGTTGAAG TTCATTGCCAGGAAATCTGA
- the LOC119340250 gene encoding putative disease resistance protein RGA1 isoform X2, whose protein sequence is MAEVALAVAGVRAGLQLVVSPILKKLLADPARCLGVDMVSELHELETNIMPQFTLLVEAANKSPHRAMLNNWIQQLKDAFCKAEDLLDEHEYNILKREAEKGKDSLIEHVSSSGTIMKHVHTVSSRLSNLRPKNKKLLDQLKELKLILAKAKGLRELLCLPAGASTMPAAVIRVATSIAPPKVIGRDKDRDDIIGLLTKLIAAESDTSRFSGLAIVGLGGMGKSTLAQYVYNDERVKEHFQVRMWVCISRKLDVIGHTRLIIESAKGGQCPPVDNLDTLQCILRDTLKKSERFLLVLDDVWFEKNSNEDWEQLLAPLVSRHTGSKVLVTSRSETLPAALYCKEIIILKEMKNTDILALLKEHAFSGAAIGDQRLHEQLETIAEKLAKRLGRSPLAAKTVGSQLSRKKDKAAWEDALRIDNLSDPSRALLWSYENLDPSLQRCFLYCSLYPKGRPYFMEELVRMWIGEGLFDSCNVNKRIEDIGRDCFDEMLSVSFFQPVYNDGIIMDWYVMHDLVHDLAESLSKEVCFRLEDDKMATIPQTVRHLSVRVKSLKQHQRLICRLHHLRTFVCLEPVTDDARDIFQQVVQNLKKLRVLILEFYNSSNLPESVGELKHLRYLNLTRTSISKLPGSLCALYHLQYLQFSPQVETFPEKIFSLSKLRNLEGRGQIPYIGKLISLHNLDQFCVKKQRGYELRQLKDMNNLGGSLSVSNLENVAGKDQALEAKLHQKNHLERLHLEWSEENDMTAPDSLHLETLEGLVPPPQIRGLTIKGYRYAKYPGWLLRDSYFQNLESFALVNCSALEILPSNAALFGNCSSLHLKNVPYLKTLPSLPASLEELVIKKCILLMFISSDELKQYDQRENTMMTDSLKSRLSSTWEVDSGSNIKDILLSEHSSLKRLMKLMDVDISHLQTIESTLKREGSEALVKEDIINAWICCHVERIRLICKRNISLQLVPPSGLCRLHLYSCVVTDEALAVCLVGLTALRILSLKEIMTLTTLPSQDVLQQLTKLDELGINSCWCLRSLGGLRAVSALSIFSLCSCPSVELTHESDFLPLSLGMLYIQHCVVAADFFSIDLPHLKYLDMSHCRSSSSLSIGHLTSLRTLSLGNLQDLCFLEGLSSLQLFGAEFMHVPNLSMKCISQLRVQEYLFVSSPVMLNHMLSVEELRIHGCPNISSLPDLPSSVHGIYVRDSELLKKSCQSPHGESWPKIEHICIKDFL, encoded by the exons ATCCAGCAGCTCAAAGACGCATTCTGTAAAGCTGAGGACCTGCTAGATGAGCATGAGTACAACATCCTCAAGCGCGAAGCAGAGAAGGGGAAGGATTCTTTGATAGAACATGTATCTTCTAGTGGTACTATTATGAAGCATGTGCATACTGTGTCGAGCAGGCTGTCCAATCTGCGCCCAAAGAACAAAAAGCTACTCGACCAGTTGAAGGAACTGAAGCTCATCCTTGCGAAAGCCAAGGGCCTCCGTGAACTACTTTGCTTACCTGCTGGGGCCTCCACAATGCCAGCAGCTGTTATTCGAGTGGCCACATCAATAGCACCTCCGAAAGTGATTGGTCGTGACAAGGACCGCGATGATATTATAGGTCTTCTTACCAAGCTGATTGCTGCTGAGTCTGATACAAGTAGGTTTTCTGGTCTAGCCATTGTTGGACTTGGAGGCATGGGAAAATCCACCTTGGCGCAATATGTTTACAATGACGAGAGGGTAAAAGAACATTTTCAGGTCAGGATGTGGGTTTGCATCTCGCGCAAACTTGATGTTATTGGCCATACACGGTTGATTATTGAATCAGCAAAAGGAGGGCAGTGCCCACCTGTTGATAATCTTGATACTCTCCAATGCATATTAAGGGACACCCTGAAAAAATCAGAGAGATTCCTGCTTGTGTTGGATGATGTCTGGTTTGAAAAAAACAGCAATGAGGACTGGGAGCAACTACTGGCTCCTCTAGTTTCTCGACACACAGGAAGCAAAGTTTTGGTAACTTCTCGATCCGAGACACTTCCAGCTGCTCTTTACTGTAAGGAAATTATTATTTTGAAAGAAATGAAAAACACTGATATCTTAGCACTCTTGAAGGAACATGCCTTTTCTGGTGCAGCAATTGGAGACCAGAGGTTGCATGAGCAGCTAGAAACGATTGCAGAGAAGCTTGCTAAAAGACTTGGAAGATCTCCTCTGGCAGCAAAAACTGTGGGTTCACAACTAAGCAGGAAAAAGGATAAGGCAGCATGGGAAGATGCTCTAAGGATTGACAACTTAAGTGATCCCAGTAGAGCACTTTTGTGGAGTTACGAGAATTTAGATCCAAGTCTGCAGAGGTGTTTCCTATATTGCAGTTTATATCCAAAAGGACGCCCCTATTTCATGGAGGAGTTGGTTCGCATGTGGATAGGAGAGGGACTTTTTGATTCGTGCAATGTGAACAAAAGAATTGAAGATATTGGGAGGGACTGCTTTGATGAGATGCTCTCAGTTTCATTCTTTCAACCAGTTTACAATGATGGTATAATTATGGACTGGTATGTTATGCATGATCTCGTTCATGATTTGGCAGAGTCATTGTCTAAAGAAGTCTGCTTCAGATTAGAAGATGATAAGATGGCAACAATACCACAAACTGTTCGACATCTGTCTGTTCGTGTTAAGAGTTTGAAGCAACATCAGCGTTTGATCTGCAGGCTACATCATTTACGTACCTTTGTCTGCCTTGAGCCAGTTACAGATGATGCAAGAGACATTTTCCAGCAGGTGGTGCAGAATTTGAAGAAGTTGCGTGTACTTATTCTGGAGTTCTATAACAGCAGCAACCTGCCTGAATCTGTTGGTGAATTGAAGCACCTTCGGTACTTGAACCTCACAAGAACTTCAATCTCCAAATTGCCAGGATCATTGTGTGCTCTTTACCACTTGCAATACCTTCAGTTCAGTCCCCAGGTTGAAACTTTTCCTGAAAAAATATTCAGTTTAAGTAAGTTGAGAAATCTTGAAGGGCGTGGCCAAATCCCTTACATAGGCAAGTTAATTTCACTCCACAATCTCGATCAATTTTGCGTGAAAAAACAGAGGGGCTACGAGCTGCGACAACTGAAAGACATGAACAACCTTGGTGGCAGTTTAAGTGTCTCAAATCTTGAGAATGTTGCTGGGAAGGATCAAGCTTTAGAAGCAAAGCTACATCAGAAAAATCATCTCGAGAGATTGCACCTTGAATGGAGTGAAGAAAATGACATGACTGCACCTGATAGTTTACATTTGGAAACCCTGGAAGGTCTGGTGCCACCACCGCAAATAAGGGGCCTTACTATCAAAGGTTACCGATATGCAAAATACCCAGGCTGGTTACTCAGGGATTCTTATTTCCAGAATTTGGAATCATTTGCACTTGTTAATTGCAGTGCCTTAGAAATCCTACCATCGAATGCCGCTCTCTTTGGGAATTGCTCCTCACTTCACCTCAAGAATGTCCCATACTTGAAGACATTACCTTCTCTTCCAGCTAGCCTTGAAGAGTTAGTGATTAAGAAGTGCATATTGCTTATGTTTATTTCCAGCGATGAGCTAAAACAATATGACCAAAGGGAGAACACCATGATGACAGACAGCCTGAAGTCACGGCTTTCTTCCACATGGGAGGTGGATTCGGGATCAAACATCAAGGACATACTGTTGTCAGAACATTCATCTCTGAAGCGCTTGATGAAATTGATGGATGTTGATATTTCTCATCTTCAAACCATTGAAAGTACTCTAAAAAGAGAGGGGAGTGAAGCATTGGTGAAAGAGGATATCATCAATGCATGGATATGTTGCCATGTGGAGAGGATAAGACTCATATGTAAAAGGAACATCAGCCTACAACTGGTTCCACCATCAGGGCTTTGTCGGCTTCACCTTTATTCATGTGTCGTTACAGATGAAGCATTAGCGGTTTGCCTTGTTGGTCTCACTGCATTGAGAATATTGTCACTAAAAGAGATTATGACTTTGACTACACTTCCGTCACAGGATGTTCTCCAACAGTTGACAAAGCTTGATGAATTGGGCATCAACTCGTGCTGGTGCCTTAGATCATTAGGGGGGCTGCGAGCTGTTTCCGCTCTTTCAATATTTTCTTTATGTAGCTGCCCTTCTGTAGAGTTGACACATGAATCAGATTTTTTGCCATTGTCCCTTGGGATGCTCTACATACAACACTGCGTGGTCGCAGCTGATTTCTTCAGTATTGACTTGCCACACCTGAAATATCTTGACATGAGTCATTGCAGAAGCTCTTCATCATTGTCGATTGGTCATTTAACCTCCCTCAGAACATTGTCACTAGGAAATCTACAGGACTTGTGCTTTCTTGAAGGGTTGTCTTCGCTGCAACTTTTCGGTGCAGAATTTATGCATGTCCCGAACCTCAGTATGAAGTGCATCTCACAGCTGCGAGTCCAGGAGTACCTATTTGTTAGCAGCCCCGTAATGCTCAACCACATGCTCTCTGTTGAAG AGCTGCGAATTCATGGATGCCCCAATATATCATCTTTACCTGATTTGCCATCTTCCGTCCACGGAATATACGTGCGGGATTCTGAACTCTTGAAGAAGAGCTGCCAATCACCTCATGGGGAAAGCTGGCCAAAGATTGAGCATATCTGCATAAAAGATTTTCTCTAG
- the LOC119340250 gene encoding putative disease resistance protein RGA1 isoform X1 — MAEVALAVAGVRAGLQLVVSPILKKLLADPARCLGVDMVSELHELETNIMPQFTLLVEAANKSPHRAMLNNWIQQLKDAFCKAEDLLDEHEYNILKREAEKGKDSLIEHVSSSGTIMKHVHTVSSRLSNLRPKNKKLLDQLKELKLILAKAKGLRELLCLPAGASTMPAAVIRVATSIAPPKVIGRDKDRDDIIGLLTKLIAAESDTSRFSGLAIVGLGGMGKSTLAQYVYNDERVKEHFQVRMWVCISRKLDVIGHTRLIIESAKGGQCPPVDNLDTLQCILRDTLKKSERFLLVLDDVWFEKNSNEDWEQLLAPLVSRHTGSKVLVTSRSETLPAALYCKEIIILKEMKNTDILALLKEHAFSGAAIGDQRLHEQLETIAEKLAKRLGRSPLAAKTVGSQLSRKKDKAAWEDALRIDNLSDPSRALLWSYENLDPSLQRCFLYCSLYPKGRPYFMEELVRMWIGEGLFDSCNVNKRIEDIGRDCFDEMLSVSFFQPVYNDGIIMDWYVMHDLVHDLAESLSKEVCFRLEDDKMATIPQTVRHLSVRVKSLKQHQRLICRLHHLRTFVCLEPVTDDARDIFQQVVQNLKKLRVLILEFYNSSNLPESVGELKHLRYLNLTRTSISKLPGSLCALYHLQYLQFSPQVETFPEKIFSLSKLRNLEGRGQIPYIGKLISLHNLDQFCVKKQRGYELRQLKDMNNLGGSLSVSNLENVAGKDQALEAKLHQKNHLERLHLEWSEENDMTAPDSLHLETLEGLVPPPQIRGLTIKGYRYAKYPGWLLRDSYFQNLESFALVNCSALEILPSNAALFGNCSSLHLKNVPYLKTLPSLPASLEELVIKKCILLMFISSDELKQYDQRENTMMTDSLKSRLSSTWEVDSGSNIKDILLSEHSSLKRLMKLMDVDISHLQTIESTLKREGSEALVKEDIINAWICCHVERIRLICKRNISLQLVPPSGLCRLHLYSCVVTDEALAVCLVGLTALRILSLKEIMTLTTLPSQDVLQQLTKLDELGINSCWCLRSLGGLRAVSALSIFSLCSCPSVELTHESDFLPLSLGMLYIQHCVVAADFFSIDLPHLKYLDMSHCRSSSSLSIGHLTSLRTLSLGNLQDLCFLEGLSSLQLFGAEFMHVPNLSMKCISQLRVQEYLFVSSPVMLNHMLSVEGIKAPRYLRLIGCKESFSFEESVDFSSVINLSFMDCEISSLPGNLKSFSCLSELRIHGCPNISSLPDLPSSVHGIYVRDSELLKKSCQSPHGESWPKIEHICIKDFL; from the coding sequence ATCCAGCAGCTCAAAGACGCATTCTGTAAAGCTGAGGACCTGCTAGATGAGCATGAGTACAACATCCTCAAGCGCGAAGCAGAGAAGGGGAAGGATTCTTTGATAGAACATGTATCTTCTAGTGGTACTATTATGAAGCATGTGCATACTGTGTCGAGCAGGCTGTCCAATCTGCGCCCAAAGAACAAAAAGCTACTCGACCAGTTGAAGGAACTGAAGCTCATCCTTGCGAAAGCCAAGGGCCTCCGTGAACTACTTTGCTTACCTGCTGGGGCCTCCACAATGCCAGCAGCTGTTATTCGAGTGGCCACATCAATAGCACCTCCGAAAGTGATTGGTCGTGACAAGGACCGCGATGATATTATAGGTCTTCTTACCAAGCTGATTGCTGCTGAGTCTGATACAAGTAGGTTTTCTGGTCTAGCCATTGTTGGACTTGGAGGCATGGGAAAATCCACCTTGGCGCAATATGTTTACAATGACGAGAGGGTAAAAGAACATTTTCAGGTCAGGATGTGGGTTTGCATCTCGCGCAAACTTGATGTTATTGGCCATACACGGTTGATTATTGAATCAGCAAAAGGAGGGCAGTGCCCACCTGTTGATAATCTTGATACTCTCCAATGCATATTAAGGGACACCCTGAAAAAATCAGAGAGATTCCTGCTTGTGTTGGATGATGTCTGGTTTGAAAAAAACAGCAATGAGGACTGGGAGCAACTACTGGCTCCTCTAGTTTCTCGACACACAGGAAGCAAAGTTTTGGTAACTTCTCGATCCGAGACACTTCCAGCTGCTCTTTACTGTAAGGAAATTATTATTTTGAAAGAAATGAAAAACACTGATATCTTAGCACTCTTGAAGGAACATGCCTTTTCTGGTGCAGCAATTGGAGACCAGAGGTTGCATGAGCAGCTAGAAACGATTGCAGAGAAGCTTGCTAAAAGACTTGGAAGATCTCCTCTGGCAGCAAAAACTGTGGGTTCACAACTAAGCAGGAAAAAGGATAAGGCAGCATGGGAAGATGCTCTAAGGATTGACAACTTAAGTGATCCCAGTAGAGCACTTTTGTGGAGTTACGAGAATTTAGATCCAAGTCTGCAGAGGTGTTTCCTATATTGCAGTTTATATCCAAAAGGACGCCCCTATTTCATGGAGGAGTTGGTTCGCATGTGGATAGGAGAGGGACTTTTTGATTCGTGCAATGTGAACAAAAGAATTGAAGATATTGGGAGGGACTGCTTTGATGAGATGCTCTCAGTTTCATTCTTTCAACCAGTTTACAATGATGGTATAATTATGGACTGGTATGTTATGCATGATCTCGTTCATGATTTGGCAGAGTCATTGTCTAAAGAAGTCTGCTTCAGATTAGAAGATGATAAGATGGCAACAATACCACAAACTGTTCGACATCTGTCTGTTCGTGTTAAGAGTTTGAAGCAACATCAGCGTTTGATCTGCAGGCTACATCATTTACGTACCTTTGTCTGCCTTGAGCCAGTTACAGATGATGCAAGAGACATTTTCCAGCAGGTGGTGCAGAATTTGAAGAAGTTGCGTGTACTTATTCTGGAGTTCTATAACAGCAGCAACCTGCCTGAATCTGTTGGTGAATTGAAGCACCTTCGGTACTTGAACCTCACAAGAACTTCAATCTCCAAATTGCCAGGATCATTGTGTGCTCTTTACCACTTGCAATACCTTCAGTTCAGTCCCCAGGTTGAAACTTTTCCTGAAAAAATATTCAGTTTAAGTAAGTTGAGAAATCTTGAAGGGCGTGGCCAAATCCCTTACATAGGCAAGTTAATTTCACTCCACAATCTCGATCAATTTTGCGTGAAAAAACAGAGGGGCTACGAGCTGCGACAACTGAAAGACATGAACAACCTTGGTGGCAGTTTAAGTGTCTCAAATCTTGAGAATGTTGCTGGGAAGGATCAAGCTTTAGAAGCAAAGCTACATCAGAAAAATCATCTCGAGAGATTGCACCTTGAATGGAGTGAAGAAAATGACATGACTGCACCTGATAGTTTACATTTGGAAACCCTGGAAGGTCTGGTGCCACCACCGCAAATAAGGGGCCTTACTATCAAAGGTTACCGATATGCAAAATACCCAGGCTGGTTACTCAGGGATTCTTATTTCCAGAATTTGGAATCATTTGCACTTGTTAATTGCAGTGCCTTAGAAATCCTACCATCGAATGCCGCTCTCTTTGGGAATTGCTCCTCACTTCACCTCAAGAATGTCCCATACTTGAAGACATTACCTTCTCTTCCAGCTAGCCTTGAAGAGTTAGTGATTAAGAAGTGCATATTGCTTATGTTTATTTCCAGCGATGAGCTAAAACAATATGACCAAAGGGAGAACACCATGATGACAGACAGCCTGAAGTCACGGCTTTCTTCCACATGGGAGGTGGATTCGGGATCAAACATCAAGGACATACTGTTGTCAGAACATTCATCTCTGAAGCGCTTGATGAAATTGATGGATGTTGATATTTCTCATCTTCAAACCATTGAAAGTACTCTAAAAAGAGAGGGGAGTGAAGCATTGGTGAAAGAGGATATCATCAATGCATGGATATGTTGCCATGTGGAGAGGATAAGACTCATATGTAAAAGGAACATCAGCCTACAACTGGTTCCACCATCAGGGCTTTGTCGGCTTCACCTTTATTCATGTGTCGTTACAGATGAAGCATTAGCGGTTTGCCTTGTTGGTCTCACTGCATTGAGAATATTGTCACTAAAAGAGATTATGACTTTGACTACACTTCCGTCACAGGATGTTCTCCAACAGTTGACAAAGCTTGATGAATTGGGCATCAACTCGTGCTGGTGCCTTAGATCATTAGGGGGGCTGCGAGCTGTTTCCGCTCTTTCAATATTTTCTTTATGTAGCTGCCCTTCTGTAGAGTTGACACATGAATCAGATTTTTTGCCATTGTCCCTTGGGATGCTCTACATACAACACTGCGTGGTCGCAGCTGATTTCTTCAGTATTGACTTGCCACACCTGAAATATCTTGACATGAGTCATTGCAGAAGCTCTTCATCATTGTCGATTGGTCATTTAACCTCCCTCAGAACATTGTCACTAGGAAATCTACAGGACTTGTGCTTTCTTGAAGGGTTGTCTTCGCTGCAACTTTTCGGTGCAGAATTTATGCATGTCCCGAACCTCAGTATGAAGTGCATCTCACAGCTGCGAGTCCAGGAGTACCTATTTGTTAGCAGCCCCGTAATGCTCAACCACATGCTCTCTGTTGAAGGTATTAAAGCTCCAAGATATTTGCGTCTTATAGGATGCAAGGAGTCCTTTTCATTTGAGGAGTCAGTAGATTTCTCATCTGTCATCAACCTGTCATTTATGGATTGTGAAATCAGTTCATTGCCAGGAAATCTGAAGTCCTTTTCATGCCTGTCAGAGCTGCGAATTCATGGATGCCCCAATATATCATCTTTACCTGATTTGCCATCTTCCGTCCACGGAATATACGTGCGGGATTCTGAACTCTTGAAGAAGAGCTGCCAATCACCTCATGGGGAAAGCTGGCCAAAGATTGAGCATATCTGCATAAAAGATTTTCTCTAG